The genomic stretch GTGGGCTTGATGATTTTCGGTTTGGTCACTTTGTTTAGCGCAGGTGATCACAGCACGCGCATGGTGATCTCGCAAGGCTCGCGCTTTGTCATTGGCTTGGGCTTGATGTGGATTTTTTCGCGCATGACGCCCCCGTTTTTGCGTTCGATTGCGCCGTATCTCTACGTCCTCACCTTGTTGCCATTGGTTGCTGTGCTGTTGATCGGGCAAGGTCGTCACGGCAATTTGTGGATCAACTTGGGTGTGTTCTATTTCCAACCGTCAGAGCTGATAAAGCTCAGCTTGCCGCTCATGTTGGCTTGGTGCTTGCACGATGCCGTGCTTCCGCCGCGCTTACGCACCGTGCTGACTGCCGGCGTCGTGGTGGGCCTGCCCGTCGGCTTGATTTTGTTGCAACCGGACTTCGGCACGGCCATGCTGATTACGGCCAGCGCTGTGTTTACGCTGTTTCTTGCCGGCTTGCCATGGTGGTGGTTTGGCGCTGCAGTCGGCGGTGTTGCGGTCAGTGCGCCCATCGCCTGGATGTTTTTTCTGCGCTCATACCAAAAAGACCGCATCTTGAACTTCTTGCATCCGGAAATGGACAAGTTGGGCTCGGGTTGGAATATCACGCAATCCAAGATTGCGATCGGCTCGGGCGGATGGACGGGCAAAGGCTGGGGGCAGGGTTCGCAATCGCATCTTGATTACTTGCCAGAACACACTACGGACTTTCTGTTCTCTGTCTTGAGCGAAGAGTTCGGTTGGATCGGTGTAGCGCTCGCGTTTACACTCTATTTGTTGGTGATTGCACGCTGTCTTTGGATCGCTGTGGAAGCACGCGACACGTTTTCGCGGTTGCTCGCGGGAACGTTTGGTCTCTCGATGTTTGTGTATGTGATGGTGAATGGCGGCATGATCGCCGGCATGTTGCCTGTCGTGGGCGTGCCGATGCCACTGCTTTCATACGGCGGCACCTCAGCTGTGGTGCTGCTCACCGGCATGGGTATGGTGATGTCGGTTCATGCCCATTCACAAACGCGCATTCGTTAAATGATTTGATGTCCTCTACGCCGTGAGCCCCCAGAGAAAAATGACACGACGCATACTCTTTATTTGTGCAACCGCTTTTTTGGCCAGTTGCGCGACTCAAAAAACCTCGACACCGCAGCCGCAGTTGCCACCGCCGCCGGTTGCGCCGGTAGTGACCAACACTGAAACACCGACCGGTCCGGTACCGGATTTGGTGGCAGCACGCGAAGCCTTCGCACTTGATACGCAATCCAAGTACGGCGTTGATGCACAGCGTGTGCGCACGGTGCTCGCAACGGCGGAAATCAAAGACAGCATCATTACGGCCATGTCGCGCCCCGCAGAAGGCACGAAGCAGTGGCGCGACTACCGGCCGATTTTTATCGTGCCGTCGCGCATTGAAGGTGGCAAGAAGTTCATGGCAGACAATGCGGTGTTGTTGTCTGGCGCGCAAGCCAAGTACGGTGTGCCGAAAGAAATCATCACGGCGATCACGGGTGTTGAAACCGGTTACGGCAGCAACATGGGCAAGTATCGCGTGATTGATGCGCTGTATACCTTGGCGTTCCGTTATCCGCGGACCAACCTTCCGGAAAAGATTGCACGTGAAAACGCGCGCGAAGCGTTCTTCCGTGATGAATTGGCACAAGTGTTTGCCTTGGAAGGCGAATCGCACATGGATGCGACGCAGCTGAAGGGCAGTTATGCCGGTGCCATGGGCTGGGGGCAGTTCATGCCTTCGAGCTACCGTGAATTTGCCGTCGACGGCGACAATGACGGCAAGCGCGATCTGCTGACCGATCTCGACGATGTTATTCCGTCGATTGCCAACTATTTCATTGGTCGCGGCCAATGGGTACCGGGTCGTCCCGTCATGGTGCGCGCCACACGATCGGCAGGTGCACAGGCCTTCAATCCGCAAAACGGCGTCGACCGCATGTATTCGCAGCAATCGCTAGCGCAAATGGGGTGGCGTCCGCTGCAATCCGTGCCGAGCGATGAACCTGCGACGATCATTACGTTCGAAGGCGCGAACGGTACCGAGTATTGGATGGCCTTCCGCAATTTCGTCGCGATCACCAAATACAACAAGTCGCCGATGTATGCGGCTGCGGTGTATCAGCTGTCGCAAGAAATCGCGGGCACACCGGTGCCGGGCGCATGAGGTGGCTAGTCGCGTGTTCCGTCGTCTTGTTGGCCGCGTGTAGTACAGCGCCCAAGAAGAATGACACCGCGGGCAGCAAAGTCGGCGAGTCCAAGCACACGCCCACCCATAAACCTGTTGCGTCGTCCAAGGGCAAAACATCGCCCTATGCGCCTGCCGCAGAAGATCCGTCCAAGCGCGGCAACTATGTCGCGGGTGGCTTATATGCGCCGAATGAAAAAGATTCTGTGCCGGATGAGATTCCGGATGTCGATGCCATTCCGGAGCCTGTCGTTAAGAATGAGCCCAGGTCCCGAAGCGGCAACAAGGACTACACCGTCCTCGGCAAAAGGTATCGCGTCCTCGATGACCATGAAGGCTACGACGAAACGGGTAACGCGTCGTACTACGGCAAAAAGTTTCATGGCCGTAAAACATCGAATGGCGATATCTACGACATGTATGCGTTTACCGCGGCACATCGCAGCTTGCCGTTACCGAGCTATGCACGCGTCACGAATCTAGACAACGGCAAATCGGTCATTGTGCGCGTCAACGATCGCGGGCCATTTCATTCAAACAGAATCATTGACCTCAGCTACGCCGCCGCGGTGAAGCTCGACTATCGCAGACAGGGGACGGCGCGTGTGCGCGTTGAAGCATTGTCACCTGAGGACGCCGACGATACCGATGCCGTGTTGGCGAAGGCCAAAGCGGCACGCAAAGATCCGGAAGCACGCAAAGCATTGGCGTCGGAAATTGCGTCAGACAACAAGCCGGAAGGCATTGCCCTGCAAAATTCGGTGGCGGCCGGCAAAGGCGAATACCGCTTTGACATGAAGCAAAATGGCCGCCCGATGACGGCAGATGAGTTCGATCGCTGGTTGGCTGCACGTCGGGTTCGCATTGCGACCGGCAAACCGGGCAAGCCCGACAAGGCGGTGACCACGATGCCCGAAGCAACACCGCCGCGGGTGACTAAAGCACTCGCACCGGAAGTGCCTTCGACGACGGCGCCGAAGCACGTCGATTCCACCCACACCTTGCAAGTGGCGAGTTTCGCCAGCCAGCAAAATGCAGAACATGCATTGGACGTTTTGAAATCTGCAGGCATTCAAAACTCTCGTCTGGTCGCAGCCCAAGTGAACGGCAAACAAGTGTGGCGTTTGCGCGTTGGGCCGGTAGCGGAAGGTGACGCCGCCAAACTTTCTTCGAGCATCGCGGGCTTAGGCTTTGGCCAACCTGCGATTGTTCGCGACTAATTCAATTGGAAGACAATCAACCCTCATGAATAAACTTGTATTGACTGCGGCACTCACCCTGACCTTGGGCATTGCACAAGCGCAGCAGACCGCCGCGCCTGTGCCGACACCTGCTGCGCCGTCTGCGGTGGCGACGGGCGCTTTGCCGATTCCGCCGGCACCGGCACCAAAAGTGTCCAAGGCATGGATCTTGTTGGATTACGCCACGGGCCAAGTGCTGGCAGGCGAAAATATCGACGCCCAGTTGGAACCGGCCAGCATCACCAAAGTGATGACGAGCTATGTCATTGCCTCCGAACTCGCCAAAGGCAAGTTGAAAGCAACGGATCCGGTGATGATGACGGAAAACGCTTGGAAATCAGGCGGCGCGGGCACCGATGGCAGCTATAGCGGCTTCGAAGTGAACAAGACTGCACCGCTTGAGCAAATGGAAAAGGGCATGGTGGTGCAATCAGGCAACGATGCCGCGATTGCATTGGCAGAACACGTCGCCGGCAGTGAACAAGCCTTCGCACAACTGATGAATGCCCACGCACAACGCATTGGCATGAAGAACACCCATTTCGAAAATGCGACGGGATTGAGCGCACCGGGTCATATATCGAGTGCACATGATTTGGCTTTGCTGGGTCGTGCGTTGATTCACGATTATCCGGAAGCGTATTCGTACAACAAGATTAAAGAATTCACCGTGGGTCCGATCACGCAGCCCAACCGCAACTTGCTGTTGTGGCGTGATGCATCGGTTGATGGCATCAAAACGGGCCACCATTCGGCAGCCGGTTATTGCCTGATGGCCTCGGCCATGCGCGGCGACCAACGCTTGATCAGCGTAATCTTGGGCGACAGCAGTGAAGTGCAACGTGCCGTTGATTCACAAGCCTTGTTGAACTGGGGCTTCCGCTTCTTTGAAGCACACAAGTTGTATGAGCCTGGCAAAGTCATCACCACGCAAAAAGTGTGGAAGGGTGCAACAGATACAGTGCAAATTGGCGTTGCTGAGCCGATGGTGATTTCTGTGCCGCGCGGTCGCTACGAATCCTTGAAGCCGGTGATGGATATTCCTCAAATGTTGGAAGGTCCGATCAAGAAGGGTCAAGTGCTCGGCAAGGTGAAGGTCACCTTGGACGGCAAGCAAGTCGCAGAAGCACCGCTGGTGGCGATGCAAGATGTTGAACGTGCGGGCTTCTTCAAGCGCTTGTGGCATTCCTTGTTGCTGTGGTGGAAGTCGGTCTAATGACGATTGAATCTGACAATCCCGAACACGGTTTTCAGTTCCCCGGGGATTTTGAGATCACCGCGATGGGACCTGCCGGCGCAGGTTTGGAAGAAGAAATTCCAATGCTGTTGGAGCGGGCAGGGATTGCAGTGATGCGCGAGACCGTCTCCAGCCGTGATTCGTCCGGTGGAAAGTACGTCTCGGTGAAACTCAGTTTTCGTGCAGAAACGCGTGCGCAGTACGATGCGGCGCACGCCGCCTTGCGTGACCATCCGGAAGTGAAGTGGACGATCTAAGCGATAGGCGTCGCGCGTATGTAAGACAACTGGGCCGGCAAAGTTACGTGCCGGTCTGGCGCGCAATGCAGGGGCTTACCGATCAGCGCGATAAAGACACGCCAGATGAACTGTGGGTCGTCGAACACGACCCTGTGTTTACGCTGGGGCAAGCGGGTAAGCCCGAGCATGTGTTGATGCCGGGTGACATACCGGTTGTGCATGTCGATCGCGGCGGGCAAGTGACGTATCACGGGCCCGGTCAAATCGTGGTCTACCCCTTGCTTAACTTGCCGCGTTTGGACATCGGCGTGCGCGATTACGTGTGCAAGATCGAACAGGCGATCATCGACACCTTGGGCGAATGGAATATAGGCGCGGCACGACGCCAAGGTGCGCCCGGCGTTTATGTGAATGACGCCAAGGTTGCGGCCTTGGGGATTCGTGTGCGCCACGGCTGCACCTTCCACGGACTGGCGTTCAACATCAATATGGATCTGTCGCCCTTCCACCGGATCAATCCCTGTGGGTATGCCGGGCTCGAGGTCGTCTCGATGTTTGATTTGGGCGGTCCCAGTCGCATGGAAGACGTGACGCCGGTGCTTTTGGGCGAGCTGGCACGACAATTCGGCCTGCAACTCACGCCTGCGGAGGCCCCTGATCTGGCTGCATTAGCCGCCGGTCGCACCCAGTTCGCCGCGGGTGAAGCAGTGCGATAATAGGCGTATGAGTGAAACGCCACGTAGTATTCCCGCAGTCCTCGAAGACGGTCCGGACAGTTTGATTCCGGGCGTGAAACAAGTCGCGCAAGACAAAATCGGCCGCTCGCCGGTGCAATTCGTTGATGCGCCGGTGCTCAGAAAGCCGTCCTGGATTCGCGTTCGCATTCCTTCGGGCAATTCGGTGCAGCAGTTGAAAAACCGCTTGCGCGAAAATCGCTTGGTGACGGTGTGTGAAGACGCAAGCTGCCCCAACATCCACGAGTGCTTCAGTCACGGCACCGCGACGTTCATGGTCATGGGTGATGTTTGCACGCGTCGCTGTAGCTTCTGCGATGTGGCACACGGTCGCCCGAAGCCGTTGGATCTCGATGAGCCCAAACGTTTAGCGCAAACCATCGCTGACATGGGTTTGAAATATGTCGTGATCACCAGCGTGGATCGCGATGATTTGCGTGACGGCGGCGCACAACATTTCGTTGACTGCATCCGAGAAACTCGTGCGTTGTCGCCCAATATCAAGATTGAAATCTTGACGCCGGATTTTCGTGGTAAAGGGCGCATGGAGCGCGCACTCGAGATCCTGGCCGAATCCCCGCCAGATGTCTTCAATCACAACATCGAAACCGTGCCGGACTTGTACAAGAACGTGCGCCCGGGCGCGGACTACGCGTGGTCGCTGCGACTGCTGCAAGCCTTCAAGGCACAGCATCCGACGATTGCCACCAAGTCCGGGATCATGCTCGGCCTCGGCGAAGATCTGCAACAAGTGCATGCCACCTTGCGTGACTTGCGCGCGCACGATGTCGACATGGTCACCATCGGTCAGTACCTGCAGCCCTCACCTGCGCACCATCCGGTCTTGCGCTATTGGACGCCTGAAGAATTTGCAGCGTTGGAGGCCTTCGGTAACGAACTGGGCTTCACCAACACGGCGTCCGGCCCGATGGTGCGATCCAGCTACCATGCCGACCGCCAGGCCGCCGAGCTTCACAAGGCCTGACTGAACCGGGTCCTACGATCTATTTGAAACTTCCGACGCTTTCATGTGTCAATACATGTAAGCGTGCGTCGTCGCCATCGAGGAAATATGAAGAAGCGCAGTAGTGTATTGATTGCCGTTTGGGCCGTGCCATTGGTTTTGGGCGCCGCCGTCTTGACGCAGCACGACGTTCAAACACTGGCGCCCGCGCCGACGGTCCAGCTCGCACAAGTTGCAACACCTGCAGCGGTGACGACGCGCAGCGACAAGAAGCCCACCGGTGCACTGGTTCAAAATGTCGATCAGCGTGAAACGGCGAAGACGGTTTACGGCGTTCTATCTGATAGCAACTACGCGTATCGCCCGCGTGCGCTAGACGATGCACTCGCTGCAGATATCGCCAAGCGCTATCTAGAATCCCTCGACGGCGCCAAGATGTTTTTGACCGCCGCAGATGTGGCGAGCTTTAACGCCCAACAATCGCAGTTGGATGACGACATCAAGGCGGGCGATTTCAAGCGCCCCTTCGCTGTGTTCGATACCTATCGCAAGCGCGTCAAAGAGCGCTCACGATTTGCGCGTGCCTTGTTGAACAAAGACATCTTCGATTTCAGCGGCCACGACCGCGTTGAGTTTGACCGCGAGAAAGCACCGTGGGCTGCGTCTAATGCAGAACTCGACACGCTGTGGACGAACTCAGTGCGCAACGATTGGCTGCGCTTGAAGTTGGCAGGCAAGCAGCCTGCAGACATTCGCAAAACGCTGGACAAGCGCTACGCAAATATCGAGAAGGCAGTCAGCGAGTACAGCTCGGAAGACATCTTCCAAATTGCGATGAATGCTTACGCGAACTCGATCGATCCGCACACGGATTACTTGAACCCGCGCACCGCAGAGCGCTTTAACCAACAAATGTCGTTGCAGCTGCAAGGTATTGGCGCAGTGCTGACCAAGCCTGATGATGTTGTCGTGGTGCGCGAATTGGTGCCGGGTGGCCCAGCCGCTTTGAGCAAGCTGGTGCAACCGGGGATGCGCATCATTGCCGTCGGCCAAGGTGAAAAAGGCCCGATGGAAGACGTGGTCGGTTGGCGCATCGATGACGTTGTAGAAAAGATCAAAGGCAACAAGGGCACCAAGGTGCGTCTTGATCTCGTGCCGCCGGGCGTGCCGATCGAATCCAAGCCGAACCATGTCTTGCTGACGCGTGACATCGTCAAGCTCACGGAAGATGCGGCGAAGTCGGAAATCATCGAAGTGCCGAGCCAAGCAGGTCAGCCGGCAAAACGCATCGGCGTGATCAAGTTGCCGAGCTTCTACGAAGATTTCGAAGGCCGTCGTCGCGGTGGTGAATTCGCGTCGTCCTCGCGTGACGTTGCACGCTTGTTGCAAGAATTCCAAACACAAAACATCGATGGCGTTGTGCTCGATTTCCGCAACAACGGTGGTGGCTCTTTGGGTGAGGCCGTGCGCATCACCGGTCTGTTTATCGACCAAGGCCCAGTCGTGCAAGTGCGCGAGTCGGGCGGTCGGGTGACGATCAATCAAGACCGCACACCGGGTGTGTTGTGGCGTGGTCCTCTGGCGATTGTGATCAATCGCGCGACCGCATCGGCCTCTGAAATTGTGGCGGGCGCGATCAAGGATTACGGCCGCGGCGTCATCATCGGTGAAACCACCTACGGCAAGGGAACGGTACAAAACCTGATGGACTTGGACCGTTGGCCGGGACGTGGTGCCACCAACTACGGCCAGCTGAAGCTGACCATCGCGCAGTTCTTCTTGCCGGCGGGCAGCAGCACCCAAAACAAGGGCGTGACGCCGGACGTGCACTATCCGGTCACAGTCGACGCCGCGGACTTCGGTGAAAGCACCAATGAAAATGCACTGCCGTGGTCGAAGATTGACAGCAGTGACTTCGAACGCGTGGGCAACTTGGCGACGTTGAATGCAACCTTGGAAGCGCAACACACGGCGCGCGTCCGCAACGATCCGGAATTCAAGTGGTTGCTTGAGGATCTTGCCGAGTACAAGGAACGCCGTGATCGTAAGTACATCTCGTTGAACGAGGTGGAACGCAAAGCTGAGCGTGACGCTGCAGAAGCCAAGATCAAAACGCGTCAGGAAGCGCGCAAGAAGTTGGGTCTGAAATTGGATCCGCTCGCCGACGATCCGAACGATGATGGCTTGTCTACCAACGAACGTGACGTGGCGAAGCAGCTTGAACGCGAGAAGCTCGCCGAAGAACGACCGGATCCGCTCTTGCGCGAGTCGGCCAACATTCTGGTTGATGCCATCAATGATTTCGGTCGCAATCCCGCCTTGTTGAGGCAAACCTTTCCGCAGGCGCAAAGCCCGGTGTTGTGGGTGAAATGAGTTCAAACACGCAAGTCAGTAAATCCATGATTTGGACGGCGTTGATCGCCGTCTATCTCATTTGGGGCTCCACTTATTTGGCGATCCGCTTCGCCTTGGAAGGGGGCTTGCCGCCGTTCTTGATGGCGGGCGTGCGCTTTGTCATTGCCGGCGCATTGATGTTGAGCTTTCTGAAGTGGCGTGGGGCAGTGATGCCGACGCGACCACAATGGCGCAATCTCTCGATCATGGGGCTGCTGCTGTTGGTCTTCGGCAATGGTCTCGTGTGCGTGGCCGAACAAACGGTGTCTTCGGGCATCACTGCCGTGGCTGTCGCTTCGGCGCCTATCTGGATGGGTATCTTTGCGGCAATGCGTGGCGAGCACCCTTCGAAGTCCGAATGGATCGGGATCGCGATCGGCTTTATCGGCGTGTTGTGGCTCAACGCCGGAAGCAGCTTGAGCGGTTCGATGACCGGTATGGTCGCGCTGATCCTTGCTTCGCTGGCATGGTCTTTCGGTTCTATCTGGAGCCGCGGCAAGGACTTGCCTTCACCCTTTGTCACGTCGGGCGGCCAAATGTTGGCAGGCGGCGCCATGATGCTGATCGTTGCTTTGGTGCTTGGCGAGCGTTGGCCACATGATGTCTCGCACAAGGCCTTAGGCAGCGTCGCCTATCTGATTGTGATGGGCTCGATCGTCGGCTTCTCAGCCTATGTGTGGCTCTTGCACCATGTGCGCCCCGCCTTGGCGGGCAGCTACGCGTACGTGAACCCAGCCATCGCCGTTGTGCTGGGCGCGCTGTTGGCGAACGAAAAGTTTGGGGCCAACGACTTGTTGCCGATGGGCATCATCTTGCTGGGTGTCATTGCGATGACCGTCGGTAAAGCTAAGCGCGCCAAATAGCGCGCTTGCAATTATTGATTTTCAGGCTTGATGTGAATGACCGTCATGCCGACCGGTGAGATCGTGCCGTCGCCGCTGATGTTGGTGAGCGAGCCTTTTGCAATGACCCGAAATCCACTGAGCTGATGCATCGCGGTGATATCGCTTTGCGCAACCAATTCGATTTGTTTCAAATCATTGATGCGCTTGTACGTTGGTGCCGAAGCGCTGGATGCCGGCGAGACACACACAGGTGCATCCAGATTCAGCATCAATGCCACGCGCGTCATCTTTCCGGGTGCGGTGACTTCTTGGCGTTGGGCCAAGCCATTCAAAGTGACCTGGCTGGCGTAGTGCAAGCAGCCGTCATTGTTAATTGTCACTTCGGGTTGTTTGGCGCACCCGACCATGACGCCTGCGGTCATGGCCAACACTGCGAGTCCGCTAGTACGCATTGAAATGTGCTTCATGGTGATGCCTCCCAAATGGTACGGGTGAGATTCAAGGCGGCGCCTTCTGTGCAAACCACGTCATCCTCAATGCGAATGCCGCCATACGGACGGAATGCATTGACGGTGTCCCAATTGACACTGGGGCCTAAACCACGATCTTTCAGTTCTTCCAAC from Lysobacter sp. HDW10 encodes the following:
- the rodA gene encoding rod shape-determining protein RodA; translation: MNPLLLLVARHVQRFLRTIDLALLVPLVGLMIFGLVTLFSAGDHSTRMVISQGSRFVIGLGLMWIFSRMTPPFLRSIAPYLYVLTLLPLVAVLLIGQGRHGNLWINLGVFYFQPSELIKLSLPLMLAWCLHDAVLPPRLRTVLTAGVVVGLPVGLILLQPDFGTAMLITASAVFTLFLAGLPWWWFGAAVGGVAVSAPIAWMFFLRSYQKDRILNFLHPEMDKLGSGWNITQSKIAIGSGGWTGKGWGQGSQSHLDYLPEHTTDFLFSVLSEEFGWIGVALAFTLYLLVIARCLWIAVEARDTFSRLLAGTFGLSMFVYVMVNGGMIAGMLPVVGVPMPLLSYGGTSAVVLLTGMGMVMSVHAHSQTRIR
- the mltB gene encoding lytic murein transglycosylase B, with product MTNTETPTGPVPDLVAAREAFALDTQSKYGVDAQRVRTVLATAEIKDSIITAMSRPAEGTKQWRDYRPIFIVPSRIEGGKKFMADNAVLLSGAQAKYGVPKEIITAITGVETGYGSNMGKYRVIDALYTLAFRYPRTNLPEKIARENAREAFFRDELAQVFALEGESHMDATQLKGSYAGAMGWGQFMPSSYREFAVDGDNDGKRDLLTDLDDVIPSIANYFIGRGQWVPGRPVMVRATRSAGAQAFNPQNGVDRMYSQQSLAQMGWRPLQSVPSDEPATIITFEGANGTEYWMAFRNFVAITKYNKSPMYAAAVYQLSQEIAGTPVPGA
- a CDS encoding septal ring lytic transglycosylase RlpA family protein; translated protein: MRWLVACSVVLLAACSTAPKKNDTAGSKVGESKHTPTHKPVASSKGKTSPYAPAAEDPSKRGNYVAGGLYAPNEKDSVPDEIPDVDAIPEPVVKNEPRSRSGNKDYTVLGKRYRVLDDHEGYDETGNASYYGKKFHGRKTSNGDIYDMYAFTAAHRSLPLPSYARVTNLDNGKSVIVRVNDRGPFHSNRIIDLSYAAAVKLDYRRQGTARVRVEALSPEDADDTDAVLAKAKAARKDPEARKALASEIASDNKPEGIALQNSVAAGKGEYRFDMKQNGRPMTADEFDRWLAARRVRIATGKPGKPDKAVTTMPEATPPRVTKALAPEVPSTTAPKHVDSTHTLQVASFASQQNAEHALDVLKSAGIQNSRLVAAQVNGKQVWRLRVGPVAEGDAAKLSSSIAGLGFGQPAIVRD
- a CDS encoding D-alanyl-D-alanine carboxypeptidase family protein, which translates into the protein MNKLVLTAALTLTLGIAQAQQTAAPVPTPAAPSAVATGALPIPPAPAPKVSKAWILLDYATGQVLAGENIDAQLEPASITKVMTSYVIASELAKGKLKATDPVMMTENAWKSGGAGTDGSYSGFEVNKTAPLEQMEKGMVVQSGNDAAIALAEHVAGSEQAFAQLMNAHAQRIGMKNTHFENATGLSAPGHISSAHDLALLGRALIHDYPEAYSYNKIKEFTVGPITQPNRNLLLWRDASVDGIKTGHHSAAGYCLMASAMRGDQRLISVILGDSSEVQRAVDSQALLNWGFRFFEAHKLYEPGKVITTQKVWKGATDTVQIGVAEPMVISVPRGRYESLKPVMDIPQMLEGPIKKGQVLGKVKVTLDGKQVAEAPLVAMQDVERAGFFKRLWHSLLLWWKSV
- a CDS encoding DUF493 family protein; translated protein: MTIESDNPEHGFQFPGDFEITAMGPAGAGLEEEIPMLLERAGIAVMRETVSSRDSSGGKYVSVKLSFRAETRAQYDAAHAALRDHPEVKWTI
- the lipB gene encoding lipoyl(octanoyl) transferase LipB: MDDLSDRRRAYVRQLGRQSYVPVWRAMQGLTDQRDKDTPDELWVVEHDPVFTLGQAGKPEHVLMPGDIPVVHVDRGGQVTYHGPGQIVVYPLLNLPRLDIGVRDYVCKIEQAIIDTLGEWNIGAARRQGAPGVYVNDAKVAALGIRVRHGCTFHGLAFNINMDLSPFHRINPCGYAGLEVVSMFDLGGPSRMEDVTPVLLGELARQFGLQLTPAEAPDLAALAAGRTQFAAGEAVR
- the lipA gene encoding lipoyl synthase translates to MSETPRSIPAVLEDGPDSLIPGVKQVAQDKIGRSPVQFVDAPVLRKPSWIRVRIPSGNSVQQLKNRLRENRLVTVCEDASCPNIHECFSHGTATFMVMGDVCTRRCSFCDVAHGRPKPLDLDEPKRLAQTIADMGLKYVVITSVDRDDLRDGGAQHFVDCIRETRALSPNIKIEILTPDFRGKGRMERALEILAESPPDVFNHNIETVPDLYKNVRPGADYAWSLRLLQAFKAQHPTIATKSGIMLGLGEDLQQVHATLRDLRAHDVDMVTIGQYLQPSPAHHPVLRYWTPEEFAALEAFGNELGFTNTASGPMVRSSYHADRQAAELHKA
- a CDS encoding carboxy terminal-processing peptidase; translation: MKKRSSVLIAVWAVPLVLGAAVLTQHDVQTLAPAPTVQLAQVATPAAVTTRSDKKPTGALVQNVDQRETAKTVYGVLSDSNYAYRPRALDDALAADIAKRYLESLDGAKMFLTAADVASFNAQQSQLDDDIKAGDFKRPFAVFDTYRKRVKERSRFARALLNKDIFDFSGHDRVEFDREKAPWAASNAELDTLWTNSVRNDWLRLKLAGKQPADIRKTLDKRYANIEKAVSEYSSEDIFQIAMNAYANSIDPHTDYLNPRTAERFNQQMSLQLQGIGAVLTKPDDVVVVRELVPGGPAALSKLVQPGMRIIAVGQGEKGPMEDVVGWRIDDVVEKIKGNKGTKVRLDLVPPGVPIESKPNHVLLTRDIVKLTEDAAKSEIIEVPSQAGQPAKRIGVIKLPSFYEDFEGRRRGGEFASSSRDVARLLQEFQTQNIDGVVLDFRNNGGGSLGEAVRITGLFIDQGPVVQVRESGGRVTINQDRTPGVLWRGPLAIVINRATASASEIVAGAIKDYGRGVIIGETTYGKGTVQNLMDLDRWPGRGATNYGQLKLTIAQFFLPAGSSTQNKGVTPDVHYPVTVDAADFGESTNENALPWSKIDSSDFERVGNLATLNATLEAQHTARVRNDPEFKWLLEDLAEYKERRDRKYISLNEVERKAERDAAEAKIKTRQEARKKLGLKLDPLADDPNDDGLSTNERDVAKQLEREKLAEERPDPLLRESANILVDAINDFGRNPALLRQTFPQAQSPVLWVK
- the yedA gene encoding drug/metabolite exporter YedA, which codes for MSSNTQVSKSMIWTALIAVYLIWGSTYLAIRFALEGGLPPFLMAGVRFVIAGALMLSFLKWRGAVMPTRPQWRNLSIMGLLLLVFGNGLVCVAEQTVSSGITAVAVASAPIWMGIFAAMRGEHPSKSEWIGIAIGFIGVLWLNAGSSLSGSMTGMVALILASLAWSFGSIWSRGKDLPSPFVTSGGQMLAGGAMMLIVALVLGERWPHDVSHKALGSVAYLIVMGSIVGFSAYVWLLHHVRPALAGSYAYVNPAIAVVLGALLANEKFGANDLLPMGIILLGVIAMTVGKAKRAK